The following proteins are co-located in the Arctopsyche grandis isolate Sample6627 chromosome 3, ASM5162203v2, whole genome shotgun sequence genome:
- the LOC143909591 gene encoding UDP-glycosyltransferase UGT5-like isoform X1 — protein sequence MNNRLYFTRINWRSLLRFAGKERTRNEPHVLTLYICTYKMSKLTIFGFLLLSCQIVSSFKILGVFPHPGSSHFAVFRPLLVNLAKKGHEMTVISHFPLDTTVKNYKDISLRGSLPIWKSIFTFDKFVYFTPTEKIVKHWSSAKILTNMGYYACIAMMESQQVQDLNPGEFDLILVEDFNSDCGMGLVYKLKAPFIGLTSNVLMPWSSDNLDLISNPSYIQAHFLGYGTRPNMLQSTESLVINTFYKWYFYLFSQIPEHKLLKKYIGEDLPPLETIVRNMSILLINTYFPFNGAKPYPPNVIEVGGIYHEEVKEIPKDIKSFLDESEDGVILFSMGSMLNATSMSQDNINAFQYAFSKLKQKVLWKWEDDVMPGAPENVKIVKWIPQYDALHHKNVVGFVTHAGMLGISEAVRAGVPVLTIPMYGDQFNNAAAAEENGIGFYLDYKTITRATVSFALEQILSPRMQENAYKLSILWRDRPMPAMDTAIYWIEYVAKYGARHLQTSSVYLPWYRYMMLDVFAFLAVSIAVYALVAYKCLKWALQLFMKKSKRD from the exons ATGAACAACCGGTTATATTTTACCCGTATAAATTGGAGGTCACTCTTGCGTTTCGCCGGCAAGGAACGGACGCGTAACGAGCCACATGTTCTAacactttacatatgtacatacaaaatgagCAAGTTGACTATTTTCGGCTTCTTGCTCCTCTCGTGTCAAATAGTGTCGAGTTTCAAGATTTTGGGAGTATTTCCTCACCCTGGCAGCAGTCATTTTGCGGTGTTCAGACCTCTACTTGTCAATTTGGCCAAGAAAGGACATGAGATGACTGTGATCAGTCACTTTCCACTGGacacaactgtcaaaaattacaaAGACATAAGTTTAAGAGGTAGTTTGCCTATTTGGAAGTCGATTTTCACCTTTGACAAGTTTGTTTACTTCACGCCCACAGAAAAGATTGTAAAGCATTGGAGCTCTGCTAAAATTCTCACCAACATGGGATATTATGCTTGCATAGCCATGATGGAGAGCCAGCAGGTTCAAGACTTGAATCCAGGAGAGTTTGATTTGATATTAGTTGAAGACTTCAATAGTGATTGTGGTATGGGTTTAGTTTATAAATTGAAAGCACCATTCATAGGATTAACCTCTAATGTATTGATGCCGTGGAGCTCTGACAATTTGGATCTCATTAGTAATCCGAGTTATATACAAGCTCACTTTTTGGGTTATGGAACTCGACCCAATATGTTACAAAGTACTGAAAGTCTTGTTATCAATACTTTTTAtaaatggtatttttatttattctctcAAATTCCTGAACACAAGCTATTAAAGAAATACATAGGAGAGGATTTGCCCCCGTTGGAAACGATTGTAAGAAATATGAGTATTTTATTGATCAATACATATTTTCCATTCAATGGTGCAAAACCGTATCCGCCGAACGTTATAGAAGTAGGTGGAATTTATCATGAAGAAGTTAAAGAAATCCCTAAG gatataaaatcatttttagatGAATCTGAAGACGGAGTTATATTGTTTAGTATGGGATCTATGCTCAATGCAACATCCATGTCACAAGATAATATAAATGCATTCCAATATGCTTTctctaaattaaaacaaaaagttTTGTGGAAGTGGGAGGATGATGTGATGCCAGGTGCTCCAGAAAATGTAAAGATAGTAAAGTGGATTCCTCAATATGATGCATTGC ATCATAAAAATGTGGTCGGTTTTGTGACCCATGCTGGTATGTTGGGTATAAGTGAAGCCGTTAGAGCCGGAGTCCCAGTTTTGACTATTCCAATGTACGGAGACCAGTTTAACAACGCTGCTGCAGCTGAAGAAAATGGAATTGGTTTCTATTTGGATTATAAAACTATCACTAGAGCTACTGTAAGTTTTGCATTGGAACAAATTCTAAGTCCAAg GATGCAAGAAAACGCATATAAATTGTCGATCTTGTGGAGAGACAGGCCAATGCCAGCCATGGATACGGCCATTTATTGGATTGAATACGTTGCAAAATATGGTGCAAGACATCTTCAAACATCATCAGTGTATCTACCGTGGTATCGTTATATGATGTTGGACGTGTTTGCATTTTTGGCTGTATCAATTGCAGTTTATGCATTGGTTGCATACAAATGCTTAAAATGGGCATTACAATTGTTTATGAAGAAAtcaaaaagagattaa
- the LOC143909591 gene encoding UDP-glycosyltransferase UGT5-like isoform X3 gives MNNRLYFTRINWRSLLRFAGKERTRNEPHVLTLYICTYKMSKLTIFGFLLLSCQIVSSFKILGVFPHPGSSHFAVFRPLLVNLAKKGHEMTVISHFPLDTTVKNYKDISLRGSLPIWKSIFTFDKFVYFTPTEKIVKHWSSAKILTNMGYYACIAMMESQQVQDLNPGEFDLILVEDFNSDCGMGLVYKLKAPFIGLTSNVLMPWSSDNLDLISNPSYIQAHFLGYGTRPNMLQSTESLVINTFYKWYFYLFSQIPEHKLLKKYIGEDLPPLETIVRNMSILLINTYFPFNGAKPYPPNVIEVGGIYHEEVKEIPKDIKSFLDESEDGVILFSMGSMLNATSMSQDNINAFQYAFSKLKQKVLWKWEDDVMPGAPENVKIVKWIPQYDALHHKNVVGFVTHAGMLGISEAVRAGVPVLTIPMYGDQFNNAAAAEENGIGFYLDYKTITRATN, from the exons ATGAACAACCGGTTATATTTTACCCGTATAAATTGGAGGTCACTCTTGCGTTTCGCCGGCAAGGAACGGACGCGTAACGAGCCACATGTTCTAacactttacatatgtacatacaaaatgagCAAGTTGACTATTTTCGGCTTCTTGCTCCTCTCGTGTCAAATAGTGTCGAGTTTCAAGATTTTGGGAGTATTTCCTCACCCTGGCAGCAGTCATTTTGCGGTGTTCAGACCTCTACTTGTCAATTTGGCCAAGAAAGGACATGAGATGACTGTGATCAGTCACTTTCCACTGGacacaactgtcaaaaattacaaAGACATAAGTTTAAGAGGTAGTTTGCCTATTTGGAAGTCGATTTTCACCTTTGACAAGTTTGTTTACTTCACGCCCACAGAAAAGATTGTAAAGCATTGGAGCTCTGCTAAAATTCTCACCAACATGGGATATTATGCTTGCATAGCCATGATGGAGAGCCAGCAGGTTCAAGACTTGAATCCAGGAGAGTTTGATTTGATATTAGTTGAAGACTTCAATAGTGATTGTGGTATGGGTTTAGTTTATAAATTGAAAGCACCATTCATAGGATTAACCTCTAATGTATTGATGCCGTGGAGCTCTGACAATTTGGATCTCATTAGTAATCCGAGTTATATACAAGCTCACTTTTTGGGTTATGGAACTCGACCCAATATGTTACAAAGTACTGAAAGTCTTGTTATCAATACTTTTTAtaaatggtatttttatttattctctcAAATTCCTGAACACAAGCTATTAAAGAAATACATAGGAGAGGATTTGCCCCCGTTGGAAACGATTGTAAGAAATATGAGTATTTTATTGATCAATACATATTTTCCATTCAATGGTGCAAAACCGTATCCGCCGAACGTTATAGAAGTAGGTGGAATTTATCATGAAGAAGTTAAAGAAATCCCTAAG gatataaaatcatttttagatGAATCTGAAGACGGAGTTATATTGTTTAGTATGGGATCTATGCTCAATGCAACATCCATGTCACAAGATAATATAAATGCATTCCAATATGCTTTctctaaattaaaacaaaaagttTTGTGGAAGTGGGAGGATGATGTGATGCCAGGTGCTCCAGAAAATGTAAAGATAGTAAAGTGGATTCCTCAATATGATGCATTGC ATCATAAAAATGTGGTCGGTTTTGTGACCCATGCTGGTATGTTGGGTATAAGTGAAGCCGTTAGAGCCGGAGTCCCAGTTTTGACTATTCCAATGTACGGAGACCAGTTTAACAACGCTGCTGCAGCTGAAGAAAATGGAATTGGTTTCTATTTGGATTATAAAACTATCACTAGAGCTACT AATTGA
- the LOC143909591 gene encoding UDP-glycosyltransferase UGT5-like isoform X2, whose product MNNRLYFTRINWRSLLRFAGKERTRNEPHVLTLYICTYKMSKLTIFGFLLLSCQIVSSFKILGVFPHPGSSHFAVFRPLLVNLAKKGHEMTVISHFPLDTTVKNYKDISLRGSLPIWKSIFTFDKFVYFTPTEKIVKHWSSAKILTNMGYYACIAMMESQQVQDLNPGEFDLILVEDFNSDCGMGLVYKLKAPFIGLTSNVLMPWSSDNLDLISNPSYIQAHFLGYGTRPNMLQSTESLVINTFYKWYFYLFSQIPEHKLLKKYIGEDLPPLETIVRNMSILLINTYFPFNGAKPYPPNVIEVGGIYHEEVKEIPKDIKSFLDESEDGVILFSMGSMLNATSMSQDNINAFQYAFSKLKQKVLWKWEDDVMPGAPENVKIVKWIPQYDALHHKNVVGFVTHAGMLGISEAVRAGVPVLTIPMYGDQFNNAAAAEENGIGFYLDYKTITRATDARKRI is encoded by the exons ATGAACAACCGGTTATATTTTACCCGTATAAATTGGAGGTCACTCTTGCGTTTCGCCGGCAAGGAACGGACGCGTAACGAGCCACATGTTCTAacactttacatatgtacatacaaaatgagCAAGTTGACTATTTTCGGCTTCTTGCTCCTCTCGTGTCAAATAGTGTCGAGTTTCAAGATTTTGGGAGTATTTCCTCACCCTGGCAGCAGTCATTTTGCGGTGTTCAGACCTCTACTTGTCAATTTGGCCAAGAAAGGACATGAGATGACTGTGATCAGTCACTTTCCACTGGacacaactgtcaaaaattacaaAGACATAAGTTTAAGAGGTAGTTTGCCTATTTGGAAGTCGATTTTCACCTTTGACAAGTTTGTTTACTTCACGCCCACAGAAAAGATTGTAAAGCATTGGAGCTCTGCTAAAATTCTCACCAACATGGGATATTATGCTTGCATAGCCATGATGGAGAGCCAGCAGGTTCAAGACTTGAATCCAGGAGAGTTTGATTTGATATTAGTTGAAGACTTCAATAGTGATTGTGGTATGGGTTTAGTTTATAAATTGAAAGCACCATTCATAGGATTAACCTCTAATGTATTGATGCCGTGGAGCTCTGACAATTTGGATCTCATTAGTAATCCGAGTTATATACAAGCTCACTTTTTGGGTTATGGAACTCGACCCAATATGTTACAAAGTACTGAAAGTCTTGTTATCAATACTTTTTAtaaatggtatttttatttattctctcAAATTCCTGAACACAAGCTATTAAAGAAATACATAGGAGAGGATTTGCCCCCGTTGGAAACGATTGTAAGAAATATGAGTATTTTATTGATCAATACATATTTTCCATTCAATGGTGCAAAACCGTATCCGCCGAACGTTATAGAAGTAGGTGGAATTTATCATGAAGAAGTTAAAGAAATCCCTAAG gatataaaatcatttttagatGAATCTGAAGACGGAGTTATATTGTTTAGTATGGGATCTATGCTCAATGCAACATCCATGTCACAAGATAATATAAATGCATTCCAATATGCTTTctctaaattaaaacaaaaagttTTGTGGAAGTGGGAGGATGATGTGATGCCAGGTGCTCCAGAAAATGTAAAGATAGTAAAGTGGATTCCTCAATATGATGCATTGC ATCATAAAAATGTGGTCGGTTTTGTGACCCATGCTGGTATGTTGGGTATAAGTGAAGCCGTTAGAGCCGGAGTCCCAGTTTTGACTATTCCAATGTACGGAGACCAGTTTAACAACGCTGCTGCAGCTGAAGAAAATGGAATTGGTTTCTATTTGGATTATAAAACTATCACTAGAGCTACT GATGCAAGAAAACGCATATAA